In Anopheles cruzii chromosome X, idAnoCruzAS_RS32_06, whole genome shotgun sequence, one genomic interval encodes:
- the LOC128274178 gene encoding protein scalloped gives MKSDAGADYKLQPDKHQLFLDSGLGASTITARWTQMGPGPTAGSLVPDDTNGSGVEGGKHLDVGDMSDDEQDLSSADAEGVWSPDIEQSFQEALAIYPPCGRRKIILSEEGKMYGRNELIARYIKLRTGKTRTRKQVSSHIQVLARRKLREFQAKMKVQFWQPGLQPSTSQDVKPFAQPGYPIKTATTVSESALQPAHPWEGRAIATHKFRLVEYSAYLELRVEDNYHKHLFVHIADTPAHPLLESVEVKEIYDKFPQKSGGLKELYEKGPSNAFFLVKFWADLNTNIANDAGAFYGVSSHYESNDNMVITCSTKVCSFGKQVVEKVETEYSRVENGRYVYRISRSPMCDYMINFINKLKHLPEKYMMNSVLENFTILQVISNKDTEETLLCVAFVFEVSTSEHGAQHHIYRLVKE, from the exons ATAGCGGATTGGGAGCCAGCACCATTACGGCACGGTGGACACAGATGGGTCCAGGACCAACGGCCGGCTCGTTGGTCCCGGACGACACCAACGGCTCGGGCGTCGAAGGAGGCAAGCATTTGGACGTCGGCGACATGAGTGAC GACGAACAGGACCTCTCGTCGGCTGACGCCGAAGGCGTATGGAGCCCGGACATCGAACAGAGCTTCCAGGAAGCGCTTGCCATCTACCCGCCGTGTGGCCGCCGGAAGATCATCCTCTCGGAGGAAGGAAAAATGTATG GTCGTAATGAACTGATAGCCCGCTACATTAAACTCCGTACTGGCAAAACGAGAACTCGGAAACAGGTCAGCTCACACATACAAGTATTAGCCAGACGGAAGCTGCGTGAGTTTCAGGCTAAAATGAAAGTG CAATTCTGGCAGCCAGGATTGCAGCCGAGCACATCCCAGGACGTGAAGCCTTTCGCGCAACCCGGCTACCCGATAAAAACCGCGACCACAGTATCGGAGAGCGCCCTTCAGCCAGCGCACCCCTGGGAAGGACGGGCGATCGCGACGCACAAGTTCCGTCTGGTAGAGTACAGTGCATACCTGGAGCTGCGCGTGGAAGATAAT TATCACAAGCACCTGTTTGTGCACATAGCCGATACGCCGGCTCACCCGCTGTTGGAGTCGGTCGAAGTGAAGGAGATTTACGACAAGTTCCCGCAGAAGTCAGGCGGTCTGAAGGAGCTCTATGAGAAAGGGCCAAGCAATGCGTTCTTCCTCGTGAAGTTCTGGGCCGACCTGAACACCAACATCGCGAATGATGCTGGCGCATTCTACGGTGTCAGTAGTCA CTACGAAAGCAACGACAATATGGTGATCACCTGCTCGACGAAAGTTTGCTCCTTCGGTAAGCAAGTGGTGGAGAAGGTGGAAACAGAATACTCCCGTGTCGAGAACGGGCGTTACGTGTACCGCATCAGTCGGTCGCCCATGTGTGACTACATGATCAACTTCATCAACAAGCTCAAGCACCTTCCGGAGAAGTACATGATGAACAGTGTGCTCGAAAACTTCACCATCCTTCAG GTTATATCCAACAAGGATACGGAGGAAACATTGCTGTGTGTGGCATTCGTGTTCGAAGTGTCTACCTCGGAGCACGGTGCCCAGCACCACATCTACCGGCTGGTAAAGGAATAG
- the LOC128274824 gene encoding TBC1 domain family member 5 homolog B-like gives MLNNHSPIVSSSYNNNSYKEREDSSNTSSAILSNTNNVLNDTACNNAITTTTSATTTTLFLPVIDIQMETLYPQPTAACSPPPPPPPPPAVVGTLSSAGVVPTTGVLLEKPDVEPVVEPDHLHQVPPVVAAETTNDLSDGAGAPRRPSCFSEESRPHQPGKCVKQELLGEGGDVNDYAAMIAIVTTATKHSENC, from the coding sequence ATGTTAAATAATCATAGTCCTATTGTTAGCAGTagttacaacaataatagCTATAAGGAGAGGGAAGACAGCAGTAACACGAGCAGCGCCATTCtcagcaacacaaacaacgtACTGAACGATACTGCTTGCAACAACGCTATTACAACTACTACTagcgctaccaccaccaccctgtTCTTGCCAGTGATCGACATTCAGATGGAGACACTTTATCCCCAGCCTACGGCCGCCTGttctccgccgccaccgccaccaccgccgccggcagtgGTTGGCACGCTGAGTAGTGCAGGGGTTGTGCCGACCACCGGTGTCCTACTGGAGAAGCCGGATGTTGAGCCCGTCGTTGAACCAGACCATCTGCACCAGGTTCCACCGGTCGTGGCTGCAGAAACGACCAACGACCTTAGCGATGGAGCTGGTGCTCCTCGTCGCCCATCGTGCTTCTCCGAGGAGTCGCGGCCACACCAACCGGGGAAGTGCGTCAAACAAGAACTGCTTGGCGAAGGGGGCGATGTGAACGATTACGCAGCcatgatcgcgatcgtgacgACGGCTACGAAACACTCGGAGAACTGTTAG